One genomic region from Prunus persica cultivar Lovell chromosome G3, Prunus_persica_NCBIv2, whole genome shotgun sequence encodes:
- the LOC109948174 gene encoding uncharacterized protein LOC109948174: MKFLLELGSCYRSSSSSKQTQDHEMIRSRVRRSKSAESAQQWRPALVAISEDGVASGHEGKAQSEKISSKKGRKAKARSLSCTNHDEFSGGNNVPVFVPAAFAATSFMF; encoded by the exons ATGAAGTTCCTGTTGGAGTTGGGGTCGTGTTACCgttcgtcgtcgtcgtcgaaGCAAACTCAAGATCATGAGATGATCAGAAGCCGTGTGAGAAGATCGAAGTCTGCAGAGTCTGCTCAACAATGGAGGCCAGCTCTTGTTGCAATCTCAGAGGATGGGGTTGCTTCTGGTCACGAGGGTAAGGCTCAGTCTGAGAAGATATCGTCCAAGAAAGGACGTAAGGCCAAGGCTCGAAGCCTCAGTTGCACTAATCACGACGAGTTCTCCGg GGGAAACAATGTGCCTGTGTTCGTACCTGCAGCGTTTGCAGCAACCTCCTTCATGTTCTGA
- the LOC18783386 gene encoding histone-lysine N-methyltransferase ATXR3, translating into MGDGGVACMPLQHNIMDRFPIQDKTTLCGGKTANNGFNSKPVKKKKIVKVMKPKKKVVKKPGFSKNVESEGSELGLDKGGNCVSKEAENGENAEEKKEEVEEGELGTLKWPKVEVENGEFVPEKSRRIEIEKGEIVGEKWRRSEVEKGESFSGKWRRGDIEKGEIVPERTRKGEAEFGSWRPPKDEIEKGEFIPDRWQKGEVARDDYVHSKMRRYDMGKDKGWKFERERTPPSGKYSNDDAFRRKEFNRSGSQQSKSTARWETGSERNIRISSKIVDEDGVYKNEYSNGKYYPREYPPVNRLKRYGTDSSISERKHYGDYGDYPGAKSRRVSDDTNRSAHPEHYSRRSVERSYRNPSSSRVAADKYPSRHYESTLSSRVVYDRHGRSPGHSERSPRDRVRYYDHRDRSPMRRERSPYVHERSPYGREKSPYGREKSPYGRERSPYGRERSPYGRERSPLGQERSPYDRSRQYDHRNRSLSPQDRPRFHDRRDHSPNYLERSPHDRSRPNNHRETSRKSGATERRSSHYGKRGQEDKLVQKDPSGKDSYSSAKESQDRSTVPDINGSVETNANCESLKEEPSQIPSVNCKETSQISVAPPEELPSMEEDMDICDTPPHVPVVTDSSTGKWFYLDYYGVECGPSKLCELKTLVEEGALMSDHMVKHSDSDRWVTVENAVSPLVTVNFPSIVSDSITRLVSPPEASGNLLADTGDAGQYDTQSGKEAAITLLPPGFCADVGITASEPLKDLHIEERVGALMEGLTVIPGRELEAVGEVLQMSFEHAQREGWGNTEGFTQGHDGEQYDQKTEEPGYSDNKIKEAAEIRLTAPSDKDSGFSCGDSGDWFSGRWSCKGGDWKRNDEASQERSSRKKLVVNDGFPLCQMPKSGYEDPRWHRKDELYYPSQSRRLDLPSWAFSCPDEMSDCSGVSRTTQIKTTVIKGVKGTMLPVVRINACVVKDHGSFVSEPRMKVRGMERYTSRSARSYSAGSDGKRSSGEGDSQLKPVSDRGSQGSLKCITSINISKDRVCTVDDLQLHLGDWYYLDGAGHERGPSSFSELQVLVDQGVILNHSSVFRKFDKVWVPVSSAAETSEATDMNQQEKNITSSDTSGLAPSQSQSAVFDESNTKLSWFHNLHPQFIGYTCGKLHELVMKSYKSREFAAAINDVLDPWLNAKQPKKELEKHMYWKADVHARIAKRARLLVDESEEEYDMGEDLQTVAKDESTFEDLCGDTSFNKEESVSYGSEMGSWGLLDGQVLARVFHFLRLDMKSLALASLTCKHWRAAVRFYKDISRQLDMSSLGPRCTDSMIVNIMSGYGKEKINSMVLIGCTNITPHTLEEILGALPCLSTVDIRGCNQLGELVSKFQNLNWIKTRSSHGTKIFEESHSKLRSLKHITEKSSSVSKSKVLGNDMDDFSELKEYFDSVDKRETANQSFRGSLYKRSKLFDARRSSSILSRDARMRRLSIKKSEHGYKKMEEFVASSLKDIMKENTFDFFVPKVAEIQDRMRNGHYIRRGLSSVKEDISRMCRDAIKAKNRGDAGDMNHVITLFIQLATRLEGASKSSHERDELIKSWEDDKFSGFSSASKYKKKLNKVATEKKYSNRSNGTSFLNGGLDYGEYASDREIRRRLSRLNKKSMDSESETSDDLDRSSGGSKSNSESTASDTESDLELRSQSQTGQSRADGSFTSDEGFDSMTDDREWGARMTKSSLVPPVTRKYEVIEEYVIVSNEEDVRRKMQVSLPDDYVEKFNSQKNGIEEADMELPEVKDYKPRKMLGDEVIEQEVYGIDPYSHNLLLDSMPEELDWPLSEKHLFIEDVLLCTLNKQVRQYTGSGNTPMIYPLRPVVEEILNAAEENGDVRTMKMCQGILKAIDSRRDDKYVAYRKGLGVVCNKEGGFGEEDFVVEFLGEVYPVWKWFEKQDGIRSLQKNNKDPAPEFYNIYLERPKGDADGYDLVVVDAMHKANYASRICHSCRPNCEAKVTAVDGRYQIGIYTVRGIQYGEEITFDYNSVTESKEEYEASVCLCGSQVCRGSYLNLTGEGAFQKVLKDWHGILDRHQLMLEACESNSVSEEDYLDLGRAGLGSCLLGGLPDWVIAYSARLVRFINFERTKLPEEILKHNLEEKRKYFSDICLEVEKSDAEVQAEGVYNQRLQNLAVTLDKVRYVMRCVFGNPKNAPPPLERLSPEAAVSFLWKGEGSLVQELLQSMAPHVEEHLLNDLKTKMLAHDPSSSDDIWNELKKSLLWLRDEVRNLPCTYKSRHDAAADLIHIYAYTRCFIRIREYKTVTSPPVYISPLDLGPKYTDKLGSSFQEYCKTYGENYCLGQLIFWYNQTSAEPDCSLARASRGCLSLPDFGSFYAKVQKPSRQRVYGPRTVKFMLTRMEKQPQRPWPKDRIWCFNSSPKVFGSPMLDAVVNNSQLDREMVHWLKHRPAIYQAMWDR; encoded by the exons ATGGGCGATGGAGGCGTCGCATGCATGCCTTTGCAGCATAATATCATGGACAGGTTTCCAATTCAGGACAAGACTACGCTTTGCGGAGGCAAGACTGCTAACAATGGCTTCAATTCCAAGCCggttaagaagaagaagatagtgAAGGTAATGAAGCCCAAGAAGAAAGTCGTCAAGAAGCCCGGGTTTTCTAAGAACGTAGAATCTGAAGGAAGCGAATTGGGATTGGATAAAGGTGGTAACTGTGTTTCAAAAGAAGCTGAGAATGGTGAAAATGCTGAGGAAAAGAAGGAGGAAGTGGAAGAGGGTGAATTGGGGACTTTGAAGTGGCCCAAAGTGGAAGTGGAGAATGGTGAATTCGTGCCAGAGAAATCGAGAAGAATTGAGATTGAGAAGGGAGAGATTGTTGGTGAGAAATGGAGGAGAAGTGAGGTGGAGAAAGGAGAGTCCTTTTCTGGGAAATGGCGAAGAGGGGACATAGAAAAAGGAGAGATAGTTCCGGAGAGGACCAGAAAAGGGGAAGCTGAATTCGGGTCGTGGAGACCACCCAAGGATGAAATTGAGAAAGGTGAGTTCATTCCAGATAGATGGCAGAAAGGGGAAGTGGCCAGAGATGACTACGTTCACAGTAAAATGCGTAGGTATGATATGGGTAAGGACAAAGGCTGGAAATTTGAGCGTGAGAGGACGCCACCTTCTGGGAAGTATTCAAACGATGATGCTTTTAGAAGGAAAGAATTTAATAGAAGTGGAAGTCAGCAGAGCAAGAGTACGGCCAGGTGGGAGACTGGTTCAGAGAGGAATATAAGGATCAGTTCAAAAATTGTTGATGAGGACGGAGTGTACAAAAATGAGTACAGCAATGGTAAGTACTACCCCAGGGAGTACCCTCCTGTTAATCGGTTAAAAAGGTATGGTACCGATTCAAGTATCAGTGAGCGCAAGCACTATGGAGACTATGGGGATTATCCAGGTGCAAAAAGTCGCAGGGTTTCTGATGACACCAATCGCTCTGCCCACCCTGAGCATTATTCACGCCGTTCTGTGGAGAGGTCTTATCGGAATCCTTCTTCGTCAAGAGTTGCAGCAGACAAGTACCCCTCCAGGCATTATGAATCTACTTTGTCTTCCAGAGTGGTTTATGACAGGCATGGGAGAAGTCCAGGTCATTCTGAGCGGTCCCCACGTGACCGGGTCCGGTATTATGATCACCGGGATAGGAGTCCAATGCGCCGGGAAAGATCTCCATATGTCCATGAGAGGTCCCCATATGGTCGTGAGAAATCACCATATGGTCGTGAGAAATCGCCATATGGTCGTGAGAGATCACCGTATGGACGTGAGAGATCACCATATGGTCGTGAGAGATCTCCACTTGGCCAGGAAAGATCTCCATATGATAGGAGTCGTCAGTATGATCATAGAAACCGCAGTCTGTCTCCACAAGATCGACCTCGATTCCATGACCGCAGGGATCACTCTCCAAACTATTTGGAGCGGTCCCCACATGATCGGAGTAGGCCTAATAATCATCGAGAGACAAGTCGGAAAAGTGGAGCAACTGAAAGGCGGAGCTCCCATTATGGTAAGAGAGGGCAAGAAGATAAGCTGGTGCAGAAGGATCCCAGTGGAAAAGACTCATATTCATCCGCTAAAGAATCTCAAGATAGAAGCACTGTGCCTGACATTAATGGATCTGTGGAGACAAATGCCAACTGTGAATCTCTCAAAGAAGAGCCGTCTCAAATTCCAAGTGTAAATTGCAAAGAAACTTCTCAAATCAGTGTAGCCCCTCCTGAAGAGCTGCCTTCTATGGAAGAAGATATGGATATATGTGACACGCCACCACATGTCCCAGTGGTTACGGATTCATCCACAGGGAAATGGTTTTACCTCGATTATTATGGTGTGGAATGTGGGCCttcaaagttatgtgaacttAAAACACTTGTTGAAGAAGGAGCTCTGATGTCTGATCACATGGTCAAGCACTCAGATAGTGATAGGTGGGTAACTGTTGAAAATGCAGTTTCACCACTGGTAACTGTAAATTTCCCATCCATTGTATCAGACTCTATAACTCGACTAGTAAGCCCTCCAGAAGCTTCTGGTAATCTATTGGCAGATACTGGAGATGCTGGGCAATATGATACTCAGAGTGGAAAGGAGGCAGCAATCACTTTGCTGCCGCCAGGATTCTGTGCAGACGTTGGTATAACTGCTTCTGAGCCTTTAAAAGATCTCCACATTGAAGAAAGGGTTGGAGCCCTGATGGAGGGTTTAACAGTTATTCCTGGCAGGGAGCTTGAAGCTGTTGGAG AGGTTTTGCAAATGTCATTTGAACATGCACAACGAGAAGGATGGGGAAACACAGAAG GCTTCACTCAAGGTCATGATGGTGAACAGTACGATCAGAAAACCGAGGAACCAGGATATTctgacaataaaataaaagaagctgCAGAAATCAGGTTGACTGCACCCTCTGACAAGGACTCTGGTTTTTCTTGTGGTGATTCTGGTGACTGGTTCTCTGGTCGATGGTCATGCAAGGGTGGTGATTGGAAGAGGAATGATGAAGCTTCACAAGAGAGGTCTTCTAGGAAGAAACTTGTTGTCAATGATGGTTTCCCATTATGCCAGATGCCGAAGTCTGGGTATGAAGACCCTCGATGGCATAGAAAAGATGAATTGTATTATCCTTCACAGAGCAGAAGGCTTGATCTACCTAGTTGGGCTTTTTCATGTCCAGATGAGATGAGTGATTGTAGTGGTGTGAGCAGAACGACTCAAATTAAGACTACTGTCATAAAAGGAGTAAAAGGAACTATGCTTCCAGTAGTCAGGATAAATGCATGTGTTGTTAAAGACCATGGTTCATTTGTTTCTGAGCCTCGCATGAAAGTTCGGGGAATGGAGAGGTATACGTCAAGGTCTGCTCGGTCATATTCTGCAGGCAGTGATGGGAAGAGATCATCGGGAGAAGGTGATTCTCAGTTGAAACCAGTTAGTGACCGAGGTTCACAAGGCTCTTTGAAATGCATTACCTCCATTAACATCAGCAAAGACCGTGTTTGCACAGTTGATGACTTGCAATTGCATTTGGGTGACTGGTACTACCTTGATGGTGCTGGGCATGAACGAGGACCTTCATCATTTTCTGAGCTACAGGTCTTGGTTGATCAAGGAGTGATTCTAAATCATAGCAGTGTTTTCCGGAAATTTGATAAAGTCTGGGTTCCAGTTAGTTCTGCCGCAGAGACTTCTGAAGCTACTGATATGAATCAGCAGGAGAAGAACATAACATCTAGTGATACTTCAGGGCTAGCTCCTTCACAATCTCAAAGTGCTGTATTTGACGAATCAAACACAAAGTTGAGTTGGTTCCACAACCTGCACCCTCAGTTCATTGGCTATACCTGTGGAAAGCTTCATGAATTGGTGATGAAATCTTACAAAAGCCGGGAGTTTGCTGCCGCCATAAATGATGTTTTAGACCCATGGCTTAATGCAAAGCAGCCCAAAAAAGAGTTGGAGAAGCACATGTACTGGAAAGCAG ATGTACATGCACGTATTGCCAAAAGAGCAAGGTTGCTGGTTGatgaaagtgaagaagaaTATGACATGGGAGAGGACTTGCAAACCGTAGCAAAGGATGAATCTACATTTGAGGATTTATGTGGTGATACTTCTTTCAACAAAGAAGAGAGTGTGAGTTATGGCTCAGAGATGGGAAGCTGGGGTTTATTGGATGGGCAAGTGCTGGCACGAGTCTTCCATTTCTTGAGACTAGACATGAAATCTCTTGCCCTTGCTTCTTTAACCTGTAAGCACTGGAGAGCTGCCGTCAGGTTTTACAAGGATATTTCCAGACAGCTTGACATGTCATCCTTGGGCCCTAGGTGCACTGATTCCATGATTGTGAACATTATG AGTGgttatggaaaagaaaagattaattCTATGGTTCTAATTGGTTGCACCAACATCACTCCCCACACACTTGAAGAGATTCTTGGTGCACTTCCTTGTTTATCTACCGTAGATATCAGAGGCTGCAACCAGCTTGGCGAGTTGGTCAGTAAATTTCAGAATCTAAACTGGATCAAGACTCGAAGTTCACATGGTACAAAGATATTTGAGGAATCCCATTCGAAACTAAGGAGTCTGAAACACATCACCGAAAAATCTTCATCTGTTTCCAAAAGTAAGGTTCTAGGTAatgatatggatgattttaGTGAACTGAAAGAGTACTTTGATAGTGTGGATAAGAGGGAGACGGCAAATCAATCATTCCGGGGAAGTTTGTACAAACGTTCAAAACTGTTTGATGCTAGACGGTCCTCATCCATTCTATCTAGGGATGCTCGCATGAGGCGATTATCCATTAAGAAATCCGAACATGGTTACAAGAAGATGGAGGAATTTGTTGCTTCAAGTCTGAAGGATATTATGAAAGAGAAtacctttgatttttttgtccCCAAG GTTGCAGAAATTCAGGATAGAATGAGAAATGGTCATTACATTCGCCGAGGATTGAGTTCTGTCAAGGAAGATATCAGTCGAATGTGCAGGGATGCAATaaa AGCAAAGAATCGGGGTGATGCTGGAGACATGAATCACGTTATAACATTATTCATTCAACTTGCCACGCGTTTAGAAGGTGCTTCTAAGTCGTCTCATGAAAGAGATGAGTTGATCAAGTCATGGGAAGATGATAAGTTTTCAGGGTTCTCTTCTGCCTCCAAGTATAAAAAGAAGCTGAATAAAGTAGCAACTGAAAAGAAGTATTCGAATAGGAGTAATGGTACTTCCTTTTTGAATGGTGGTCTGGATTATGGAGAATATGCATCTGATCGAGAAATCAGAAGGCGTTTATCCagattgaataaaaaatctaTGGATTCAGAAAGTGAAACCTCTGATGATCTTGACAGGTCTTCTGGAGGTAGCAAGAGCAATAGTGAGAGTACTGCCTCAGATACAGAAAGTGACTTGGAATTGAGGTCACAAAGTCAAACTGGGCAGTCAAGAGCAGATGGAAGCTTTACATCTGATGAGGGTTTTGATTCTATGACTGATGATCGTGAGTGGGGTGCTCGCATGACAAAATCAAGCTTGGTTCCTCCTGTTACGAGGAAATATGAAGTAATTGAGGAATATGTTATTGTATCCAATGAGGAGGATGTGAGGCGGAAAATGCAGGTTTCTTTACCAGATGACTATGTTGAGAAGTTTAATTCTCAGAAGAATGGAATTGAGGAGGCTGATATGGAGCTCCCTGAAGTAAAGGATTACAAGCCAAGGAAAATGCTTGGAGATGAAGTTATAGAGCAAGAAGTTTACGGAATTGATCCCTATAGTCACAACCTTTTACTGGATTCCATGCCAGAGGAGTTGGATTGGCCTCTTTCGGAGAAGCATTTGTTTATCGAAGATGTGCTCCTCTGCACATTGAATAAGCAAGTTAGGCAGTACACTGGGAGTGGAAATACGCCTATGATATATCCTCTGCGCCCTGTTGTTGAAGAAATCCTTAATGCTGCTGAGGAGAATGGTGATGTGCGAACTATGAAAATGTGTCAAGGTATATTGAAAGCCATAGACAGTCGACGTGATGACAAATATGTTGCTTATAGAAAG GGGCTTGGTGTCGTTTGTAACAAAGAAGGTggttttggagaagaagattttgTTGTGGAATTTTTGGGGGAG GTTTATCCTGTTTGGAAGTGGTTTGAGAAGCAAGACGGGATTCGATCTTtgcagaaaaataataaagatcCAGCTCCTGAATTTTACAACATTTATCTCGAGAGGCCCAAG GGTGACGCCGATGGGTATGATTTAGTTGTTGTGGATGCTATGCATAAAGCAAACTATGCAAGTAGAATTTGTCACTCGTGCCGACCTAATTGTGAAGCAAA AGTTACTGCTGTAGATGGTCGTTACCAGATTGGAATCTACACTGTACGAGGAATTCAATATGGGGAGGAGATCACGTTCGACTACAATTCTGTTACAGAG AGTAAGGAAGAATACGAAGCATCAGTTTGTTTGTGTGGCAGCCAAGTTTGCCGGGGAAGCTACTTGAATTTGACAGGCGAAGGAGCTTTTCAAAAG GTGCTGAAGGACTGGCATGGAATTCTTGATCGTCATCAGTTAATGTTGGAAGCTTGCGAGTCCAATTCAGTATCTGAGGAGGATTATCTTGACTTGGGAAGGGCTGGTTTAGGCAGTTGTTTGCTGGGTGGGTTGCCAGATTGGGTGATTGCATATTCGGCTCGCTTG GTGAGgtttataaattttgaaagaaCAAAGCTTCCTGAGGAGATTTTAAAGCataatttggaagaaaaaaggaagtaTTTTTCAGATATTTGTCTTGAGGTTGAGAAGAGTGATGCTGAGGTTCAG GCTGAGGGTGTGTACAACCAAAGGCTTCAGAATTTGGCTGTTACTCTTGATAAG GTGAGATATGTTATGCGATGCGTTTTTGGCAACCCAAAGAATGCTCCACCTCCACTGGAGAGGTTGAGTCCTGAAGCAGCTGTTTCCTTTCTATGGAAGGGAGAAGGATCACTTGTTCAGGAGCTTCTTCAGAGCATGGCCCCTCATGTGGAGGAGCACTTGCTTAATGATCTCAAAACCAAGATGCTTGCTCATGATCCATCAAGTTCGGATGACATATGGAATGAACTTAAAAAATCTTTACTTTG GTTGAGAGATGAGGTGCGGAATCTCCCCTGTACATACAAGTCTCGGCACGATGCTGCTGCTGACTTGATCCATATTTATGCTTACACAAGGTGCTTCATTAGAATACGG GAATACAAAACAGTAACTTCGCCACCAGTATACATTAGTCCACTTGACCTAGGCCCCAAGTACACTGATAAACTGGGATCGAGTTTTCAGGAGTATTGCAAGACGTATGGGGAGAATTATTGTTTAGGGCAGCTGATTTTTTGGTATAACCAGACAAGTGCAGAGCCAGATTGTAGCCTGGCTAGAGCAAGTAGGGGCTGCTTGTCATTACCTGACTTCGGTTCCTTTTATGCGAAGGTTCAGAAACCTTCACGGCAGCGTGTTTATGGCCCAAGGACTGTGAAATTTATGCTTACGAGGATG GAGAAGCAGCCCCAGAGACCTTGGCCCAAGGATCGAATATGGTGTTTCAATAGTTCTCCGAAAGTTTTTGGCAGTCCGATGCTAGATGCCGTTGTGAATAATTCTCAGTTGGACAGGGAAATGGTGCACTGGTTGAAGCACAGACCTGCGATATATCAGGCTATGTGGGATCGGTGA